AGCACAGCACTCACCCACACTCTGGCCTGTCTTGCTGGATGTTTCAAAGAGCTGAGCTTTGATATCTGTAAAGAAAAGTGACTAAAGCCTCATACCTGAGAATTAGATAAACAGACAAAAGGGAGGGCTAGCAGTTCAGGCAGTCTCCTGGACCCCACAGTTCAAGGAGGCCAGAAAGACCTCCTAGAGCACCTTGCCCTGGCAGCCAAGGCAGTCCCTATTTTCTGTGATCCACCCAGACAGCCACACACTCCCACCCCCCCAAAGGGCTGAGGAGCAGCTACTGTCTGCATAGTCCTGGACGTCATGGAAGTCCACACGTCGACGCCTCCGGTCTTCTTCCAGCAGGTCACTCTTGGTGCCACAAAGGTAGATTTGGCAGCCCTGAGACAGAAGACAAGGGTCACCCCCACAGACCAACAGAACCCCAGCCCCTAGTCTTCTAGTGAGGTCTGTTCACCTACCTCCTCTAGGCTGCGCAGTTCCTTCACCCAGAACTTTGCTCGCTCAAAGCTGCTGCTGTCTGTGAGGTCTTGGTGTGCGGCATGCAGGAGACACAACCAACTGGTCAAGGGCTGTTCTCTGGCTAGCCTGGCACCCATCTCTTCTTGTGGGACAGGCCAGAACCCCCCCGCCCTTACCATAGCAAACGATGGCAGCCTTGGCACCCCGATAGTAGATTCTACTCATGGCCTCATAGCGCTCAGAGCCTGCTGTGTCCTAAAGAGTAAGGCTTGAGTCAAACTTAAGGCCATGTTCTCCAGAACCCGctatttcagataaggaaacggGTCTATGAGGCCACAAATCAACCAGTAATAGGAAGGACCTACACCTCCTCAGGGATGAGTCTCCCAAGAATAGATGCCCAGGGGACTTACCCAAATACCTAATGTCACAGTCCGGTCTCCGACCGACATCACCTTGGCCACGAAGGCGGCCCCGATGGTCTGCAACGAGAGGGAAGAGATCCGAGCCATAGGTGCAGATTACCGCCCCCCCACCCCTCCGCCCACCGTGCCGGGCCCCTCCGGATGCACTTACGTTCTGATAGGGCCCCACCAGAAAGCGGTCGTGCACGTAGCGCTCCACCAGGCTTGTCTTGCCCACGTACTCCTTGCCCAGCATCACCACCTTGACGTCCACGCGCTGCCCGCTCATGCTCCCGGGGCCGCTTCAGCCACGTCAGGGTCCTGAGCGGGGACGGGAGGCAAACCCCGATCTCCGCTCGGCCCAGGCAGCGCCCAAGCCTCCGACCCCGACCCCAAACGGCGCCAACCTACGACTCGAGACAGCGCGTCGAGCTCGAGCTCTGGCCGTGGCCTTGCACTTCGGCAGCGCCCCGTGTGCCCCCGCTGTTCGGCTCCGGGCGCCGATTATCTTTCGAAGACCCCAAACCCCGGGGCGGCCTGGGAGCGCGCGGGACAGCGTCCTCAACAGCGCAGCACGCCGCCGTGCAGCTCGCTACTCCGTCATTCGCTCGCCTGCCCGGCTTAAGCTCCGTTCTGGCTGGGAATCCCAACCGAATCCGGGGTCTCCTGCAACCCGGCTCCTACCCGCAGCGCCGCGACTCCCGCGGGAGGGGGCGAGAGGGCGAGGGGGCGGGGCCGCAAGGTCACGTGGCGCGGGCGCCGGAAGCGGTTGCTACAGTGTGACTGCGCCGGAAGTAGCGCGCGGCCGGACAACTTatggcggcggcggcagcagctgCTTGGGCGCGGTGCGGTGGTGATTGAGCTACGAGCCTGGCGGCGGGTGTGCGCCGAgccccggcccggcccggcccccgCGTGCCTCCCAGGCTCCGCACCCCTGATGCTCCGCGGGTGCTGAGCCCGCTCCGGCCGGGACGATGGTGAAGTATTTCCTGGGCCAGAGCGTGCTCCGGAGTTCCTGGGACCAAGTATTCGCCGCCTTCTGGCAGCGGTACCCGAATCCCTATAGGTACGTGGTATTTGGAAGAGCAAAACTTCGCCATCTCGCTATTTGGAGATCGAAGTATGGGTAATCCCCAAGTAATGGGACCAGGAAGGACTCGACATCGAATCCTACGTAGACCTTATTGGGGAAGCGGCCAGGCCAGGCCTGCAAGGTCCTGAAGGGAGGTTGGGCCTGGGCGGTGGTTTGCTTCAGAGTTTAATATAAGATTCTTTGCTCAGTGTGGTGAGACAAGAAGAGGCGGCAGTATGGGAGTTGGGAGGGATCTTGGGATTGGAAATCCTGTTCCTCTGCCCATGGCGCTTACCTGGGGTGCAATAAATCATGAGGTCCATTGCTGCTAGAAGGCAGGAATCCAGGTCAGTCAGATGGCGGGAGTTGGAATTTGCCCTGGGATGGGCCCTTGACTCTGGTCTGAACCATAGCACTTACCACCCTGCAAGGTTACAGGAAGACGTGGCCTCTCTAGGCCCGGAGACTCCAAATGGGAATCCCCTCGGGCAATCTCTTAGGGGCAGGCTCCTGAGGGTCACCTTCACCCTGACACCTGCAGCAAACATGTCTTGACGGAAGACATAGTACACCGGGAGGTGACCCCTGACCAGAAATTGCTGTCCCGGCGACTCCTGACCAAGACCAACAGGATGCCCCGCTGGGCCGAGCGACTGTTTCCTGCCAATGTTGCTCACTCGGTGTACATCCTGGAGGACTCTATTGTGGACCCACAGAATCAGACCATGACCACCTTCACCTGGAACAtcaaccacgcccggctgatgGTGAGACGCCTCCTGCTGTGATTCtgcacctccccctcccccctcccagcCAGATAGCTCCTCAGATACATGTGGCTAGAGAGCCATAAGGGAGCTTTTGTGGTCTGAGGCAGGTCTGGGTTACTGAGGGTTGACAGCTGCAGAGTATGAcctcagattttcttcttttcagctgGTCATCCTCTCTGGACCTGTCCTTTGACTCATTCATACAGTAGGGGAGGGTACCTATCTTACTTCGTTGTCGCTCCCATCGGGTACAGGGCACAGATATGTGTTGGACTCACGGGAGTGATGCTGAGTGGGGGAGGGagtgcttttctttgtttctttttttttttctgttttttgtttttttttctggtgacagagtctcactctgtcgcccaggttggagtgcagtggcatcatctcacctcagtgccaccgccacctcccaggctcaagcaattctcgtgccttagcctcttgaggagctgggtttacaggcgcacaccaccacgcctggctaatttttgtatttttagtacagacgaggtttcaccatgttggccaggctggtctggaactcctgacctcaagtgatccgcccgctgcagcctcccagggtgctaaGATTACTGGCGGGAGCCACGGTGCCGGGCCAGTGTTTTTATTTGGACTGTCAGGAAGCTCCAGAGCTGCAGTCGGTGGAAGGCGACTAAAACACTGCATGTGTATAGATGCATAAAACAAAATCCAGGAGCAGGACGGGCTGGAAGGCCCTTCGTTGATCTTAAGAGACCTTTTGCCTTCAGTTTTAAGGGTCAGAAGAGAAGTTTTCGAGAGCAAAATGACCTTATTTATGGCTTTGTGCTCTGTCAGTGCCACTTGGTGGTGCAGTCAGGGGAAGGAATGGATTTTCATTGTATCGCTTCGCCTCATGAAAAGAGACAGGGAGTCAAATTTATGTGCAAGTTGGCAAAATGAAAGACTCTTCCACGGTTGTGGTTGGCCTCTCTGCATAGGTGGTGGAGGAACGATGTGTTTACTGTGTGAACTCTGACAACAGTGGCTGGACCGAAATCCGCCGGGAAGCCTGGGTCTCCTCTAGCTTATTTGGTGTCTCCAGAGCTGTCCAGGTAAGCAGTGTTGTTGGGGCTGTTGGGGCCCTGGGACCCAGTGCTTTCGGTattggggctgggctggggtcaATGGGCAACTCAGTATCCTTCCCCTTCTCATCTTATGGCAGGAATTTGGTCTTGCCCGATTCAAAAGTAATGTGACCAAGACTATGAAGGGTTTTGAATATATCTTGGCGAAGCTACAAGGTGAGTTTCTGGGTATGTGGAGATTCCTCGTAGGGCGAGGCTCATTCAGCCTAGCAGGTGTGGAGTCTGGGTCAGTCATTGCCCTGCTCTGAGTTGGGACTTCTTGTCTATActggggttgggaggagggtgaaTACAACCTTTTTAGTGGAGAGGGTGAATACAACCTTTTTAGTGGAGCCTGGCCCAGGGGAGGTCAGTGGCATGGGGGAGGGAAATGAGGTTGGTCTTTCAGGCATCCTCTGAAGCCAGCCGCCTGCCCTTCACGACAGGCGAGGCGCCTTCCAAAACACTTGTTGAGACAGCCAAGGAAGCCAAGGAGAAGGCAAAGGAGACGGCACTGGCAGCTACAGAGAAGGCCAAGGACCTTGCCAGCAAGGCAGCCaccaagaagcagcagcagcagcagcagtttgTGTAGccagcccaccaccaccacagcacCCCAGACAGCTAGGCTTAgcccctctgccctccctccatTGTACTTTATCATTCAAAATCAACTTCCAGCCCTATCTGCTGTCTGGGTGGTGGGTTGTGGGGAGGCAGTTTGGCATCTGCAGGACAGCAAGGCACGTGATTCACATCTGTGCCAGGTCTACTTATTCTCCCATGGGGCAGCTGAGGACCGAGGCACAGAGGTGCGGTGACTTGCCCGGGGCTCCAGGTAGCCTGCAGGTTAACTGGCGGTAAGTGCTAGACTGTAAGCCCTACGAGGGCAGggcttttggttttgttctctGAAGTGTCTAAATATCTAGCACAtaatagacactcaataaatacttattgaattcAGTCAGCCCCAGCTCTGGAGTCAGAAGGCTTTGGTTTGAATCTTGATTCCACCGTTTTTGGACCTCAGGTAAGTCACGTCACTCAGCCTCATTTCCACCATCCGTGAAGTGGAGACAGAACAGCCTccgagttgtgaggattaagtgcaCTGCCTGGCACGGCCAGCAGTGTCAGCGATGGGAACTGATCTTATTTCCTCTTCCAGTGGGTCTGTGGTTGGGAGTTCCCCCATTTTCATCAGGCAAGACTATGGACAGGAAGTTATGAAAGAGGCTTTTAATGAAAATACTGTACAGTTTATGTGAGGCAAAGGCCAGGGGGCCTTGTCCAGGAAGGGAAGAGGCCCAAGAAGCTTCCTGTCCCCTTGGGGGCAGCAGAGCCAAGTGCTTGGGCTCAGGCCCAAGCTGCCTGCCCTGCAGGGGTCCAGGGAGGTCCTGATGAGTcctgccccttccccttccaGAGGGCCTGCCTGGCAGCCAGCAGCAGGGTGTTTGGGGAGCACCTGTTCCCACACAAGGGTCCTTTTAGTCTATTCCAACAGGTGACTCCGAGCAGCCCTAAAGGCTTGGGAAGAGCTCCTGCCTGGCAGGTGGGCCTGGCGCGAGCAGAGGGCAGAGAGGCCACCCCTGGGTGAGGAACATCATAGCCAGGCGCCGCCACCGTGCGAGTAGCTGTGCTCCTGGCCGGCGACGAAGCCCCGCAGCAGCTCGGCCTCACCCCCAAACACCAGGCTCTCCACATCCACCTCCAGCTCCTCTGCGCAGGGAGGGGTCCAGTCAGAAGACCTGGCTTG
This sequence is a window from Papio anubis isolate 15944 chromosome 5, Panubis1.0, whole genome shotgun sequence. Protein-coding genes within it:
- the RAB24 gene encoding ras-related protein Rab-24; this encodes MSGQRVDVKVVMLGKEYVGKTSLVERYVHDRFLVGPYQNTIGAAFVAKVMSVGDRTVTLGIWDTAGSERYEAMSRIYYRGAKAAIVCYDLTDSSSFERAKFWVKELRSLEEGCQIYLCGTKSDLLEEDRRRRRVDFHDVQDYADNIKAQLFETSSKTGQSVDELFQKVAEDYVSVAAFQVMTEDKGVDLGQKPNPYFYSCCHH
- the PRELID1 gene encoding PRELI domain-containing protein 1, mitochondrial, translating into MVKYFLGQSVLRSSWDQVFAAFWQRYPNPYSKHVLTEDIVHREVTPDQKLLSRRLLTKTNRMPRWAERLFPANVAHSVYILEDSIVDPQNQTMTTFTWNINHARLMVVEERCVYCVNSDNSGWTEIRREAWVSSSLFGVSRAVQEFGLARFKSNVTKTMKGFEYILAKLQGEAPSKTLVETAKEAKEKAKETALAATEKAKDLASKAATKKQQQQQQFV